A genomic window from Purpureocillium takamizusanense chromosome 2, complete sequence includes:
- the SNF3 gene encoding Plasma membrane low glucose sensor (EggNog:ENOG503NU51~TransMembrane:12 (i20-38o76-96i103-122o128-149i161-181o193-214i284-304o316-338i345-367o387-410i422-439o459-478i)~COG:P), whose translation MGFVRKASIVKPEGEVGKTWPGVVIGFFVAFGGVLFGYDTGTISGIIAMPYWQDSFSTGYINPKGHLDITTDQESAIVSILSAGTFFGALFSPFMGDYIGRRWALMLSTWVFNLGVALQTAATAIPMFLAGRFFAGFGVGLISALIPLYQSETAPKWLRGAIVGAYQLAITIGLLLAAVVNNATANRNDSGSYRIPIAVQFAWSLILFGGLLFLPETPRYLIRSGKHEKAKAALGYIRRLPSDHPAIQAEHDEIQAHHEFEMSLGKASYLTCFKPPILKRQFTGMALQALQQLTGINFIFYYGTKYFQNSGVSSGFVIQMITSAINVASTIPGLYAIDKWGRRPLLLWGAVGMCVSQFVVAMAGTLSSGQTSDGVVTVTNLSGQKTAVAFSCIFIFFFASTWGPLAWVVTGEIFPLKTRARSLSITTATNWLFNWAIAYSTPYLVNYGPGFANLQSKIFFIWFGCCFICIAFVIFFIYETKGLTLEEIDLLYTDVSSARKSSKWRPKDTWVHRQSIAHHGADGGDPSHPDENGGLKGVSSLQPDGGAAATHHEKDATP comes from the exons ATGGGTTTCGTTCGCAAGGCTTCTATTGTCaagcccgagggcgaggttggCAAGACCTGGCCAGGCGTGGTCATTGGCTTCTTCGTCGCCTTTGGTGGCGTTCTATTTGG CTATGACACTGGAACCATCAGCGGCATCATTGCCATGCCTTACTGGCAAGACAGCTTCAGCACTGGATACATCAATCCCAAGGGCCATCTCGACATCACGACCGATCAGGAGTCGGCCATTGTCTCCATTCTATCTGCAGGCACCTTTTTTGGCGCGCTGTTCTCGCCCTTTATGGGTGACTACATTGGCCGACGCTGGGCCTTGATGTTGTCGACCTGGGTCTTTAACCTAGGTGTCGCGCTGCAGACCGCTGCCACGGCGATCCCCATGTTCCTCGCGGGACGATTCTTTGCCGGCTTTGGCGTCGGCCTCATCTCTGCATTGA TTCCCCTTTATCAGTCCGAGACAGCGCCCAAGTGGCTtcgcggcgccatcgtcggtgCTTACCAGCTGGCCATCACCAtcggcctgctgcttgcggccgtcgtcaacaaCGCCACGGCCAATCGAAATGACTCGGGCAGCTACCGCATTCCCATTGCCGTGCAGTTTGCCTGGTCTCTCATCCTATTTGGCGGCCTGCTCTTCCTCCCGGAGACGCCGCGCTACCTCATCCGCAGCGGCAAGCACGAAAAGGCTAAAGCCGCCCTCGGTTAcatccgccgcctcccatcGGACCACCCTGCCATTCAGGCAGAGCACGACGAGATTCAGGCCCACCACGAATTCGAGATGAGCCTCGGCAAGGCGTCGTACCTCACCTGTTTCAAGCCACCCATCCTGAAGCGCCAGTTCACGGGTATggcgctgcaggcgctgcagcagctcacgGGCATCAACTTCATCTTCTACTACGGCACAAAGTACTTCCAGAACTCGGGTGTCTCGAGCGGCTTCGTCATTCAGATGATCACGTCAGCCATCAACGTCGCCTCGACCATCCCGGGTCTCTACGCCATCGATAAGTGgggtcgccgcccgctgctcctctggggcgccgtcggcatgTGCGTCTCGCagttcgtcgtcgccatggcgggcacCTTGTCCTCGGGCCAGACCTCCGACGGCGTTGTCACCGTCACCAACCTCTCGGGTCAGAAGACGGCCGTCGCCTTTTCGTGCATCTTCATATTCTTCTTCGCCTCCACGTGGGGTCCCCTCGCGTGGGTCGTCACGGGCGAGATCTTCCCGCTCAAGACGCGTGCCAGGTCCCTCAGCATAACCACGGCCACCAACTGGCTCTTCAACTGGGCCATTGCCTACTCCACGCCATACCTGGTCAACTATGGCCCGGGTTTCGCCAACCTACAGTCCAAGATCTTCTTCATCTGGTTCGGCTGCTGCTTCATCTGCATCGCCTTTgtcatcttcttcatctaCGAGACTAAGGGTCTCACCCTCGAGGAAATTGACCTCTTATACACGGacgtctcgtcggcgcgcaAGTCGTCCAAGTGGCGCCCAAAGGACACCTGGGTGCACCGCCAGAGCATCGCCCATCacggcgccgatggtggTGACCCCTCGCACCCTGACGAGAATGGCGGCCTCAAGGGCGTGTCGAGCTTGCAgcccgatggcggcgcggccgctACTCACCACGAGAAGGACGCCACTCCTTAA
- a CDS encoding uncharacterized protein (EggNog:ENOG503NXDT~TransMembrane:4 (i331-356o376-403i441-461o919-940i)), which yields MASSNLSISPSRALTAVPEFDENAVSPLSSASPTIESFHIGSLDRQVQYQTYQRVPSHVAAEDRVSTDCGSRSSRSAATPALGSVEADIADEQDAAPQQQQQQQQQQNGGGPDAPSDDNNSITNTTNDKRFSVPLRVPVGSKSSPPPSSRSSSVLSNHHHHHQQERQTSPQPRRSDAGAARSRHGRTISWPLSSGEPPVPQHKGRLSRAPPFLGRIRDALVPGRSRKRQVASLPRGRAVYPEAHALRQSHMPQQQEQQQQQPPLEDDEPPSLRSGSDNKQPGVGVSSSGLDDVEADAGDDSCDDEVFKRKFAEPPTYCWSREDILKKRNSWISVIILALSVYSTVMSALWMVVAFVQPRWGHKISSRGGGVIPSTATLVTALVAKTIELSFVTVFISCVGQVLTRRAIARRSTGVTLAEMTMRNWVIQPGYLITHFETIPYAGLTVLGALSLTATIAAMFYTTASDAMVAPKLKFGAWEAVELQGRVRSSYANAAYVKEVCPSLFDTVADPNAQESCLNVQFSGQSFRNLLSFMTEWTAISDNGTSRVVGTVGRRPAGTTLLYDNTTMSSAWIQTDSSDVAAQAKAHGGRIINNVTLAMPHPGVYTAARDPVNGILQPDDLAGVGEYAIRAGVVSPAINVMCVNMDQDELKPLVYIDWPQAQTMKLQDVGVQDVRWKQWSSDVPTWFDADGKKDYLNQTVVDDIFRWGPKYDRIPPVFQLYPKDYNTVTNSTGAPGATAFYVLAKSPLMTNYTLCEMRSFVSPACSTHFNISGTAGASMQAHCEDPNDMDAYHWTPEKSPDFKGEWPTASLDWKWIAAQWGLSMALNGGVTYSNASSARILTQLALQHPTLPPIQPSIAEALAVYASSTLLISSIDTPFRHYWDYNKHILGAPGAPDSFHSSVITQQYTSGHINSWQRIFYVVLVIIFIINVCCLVLVLLRAEQVTDYTEPQNLFALAINSPPSAQLKGSCGGGPQQRDLVVPWRVEYAKNSNHYFFEEANERPWRGKYAVEGLSTARDYVAIKGNSYKRLSSSRGWL from the exons atggccagcagcaacctCTCCATCTCCCCCTCGCGGGCCCTCACCGCCGTCCCCGAGTTCGACGAAAACGCCGTCTCCCCGCTGTCCTCAGCATCGCCCACCATCGAGAGCTTCCACatcggcagcctcgaccgccAGGTCCAGTACCAGACGTACCAGCGCGTGCCCtcgcacgtcgccgccgaggacaggGTGTCGACTGATTGCGGCAGTcggagcagccgcagcgccgcgacgccggcccTTGGCAGTGTCGAGGCGGACATTGCGGACGAGCAGGACGCggcgccacagcagcagcagcagcagcagcagcagcaaaacggcggcggcccagatGCGCCCTCTGACGATAATAATAGCATCACCAATACTACTAATGATAAGCGATTCTCGGTGCCGCTTCGCGTGCCCGTCGGCTCCaagagctcgccgccgccgtcgtcgcgcagcagcagcgtcttgtcgaaccaccatcaccaccaccagcaggaAAGGCAGACGTCtccgcagcctcgccgcagcgatgccggcgcggcgcgctcTCGTCACGGCCGAACCATCAGCTGGCCCCTGAGCAGCGGGGAGCCCCCCGTCCCGCAGCACAAGGGCCGGCTgtccagggcgccgccgttccTGGGTCGCATACGAGACGCGCTCGTCCCGGGGCGCTCCCGGAAGAGACAGGTCGCCAGCCTACCGAGAGGCAGGGCAGTGTATCCAGAGGCACACGCGCTGCGACAAAGTCACATGCCGCaacagcaggagcagcagcagcagcagccaccgcTTGAAGACGATGAGCCTCCCTCCTTGCGGTCTGGCAGCGATAATAAACAACCAGGGGTAGGGGTTTCGTCGAGTGGGCTGGACGACGTGGAGGCGGATGCGGGAGACGACAGCTGCGACGATGAGGTGTTCAAGAGGAAGTTTG CCGAGCCGCCGACGTACTGCTGGTCGAGGGAGGACATCCTCAAGAAGCGCAACAGCTGGATctccgtcatcatcctcgcgCTGTCCGTGTACTCGACCGTCATGTCAGCGCtctggatggtggtggcgttTGTGCAGCCGCGCTGGGGCCACAAGATCTCGtcgcgcgggggcggcgtgatcccatcgacggcgacgctggtgACGGCGCTCGTGGCCAAGACCATCGAGCTCTCCTTTGTGACCGTCTTCATCTCGTGCGTCGGGCAGGTGCTCACGCGGCGGGCCATcgcgcggcgctcgacgggcgtgacgctcgccgagatgacgatgcgcaACTGGGTCATCCAGCCGGGCTACCTCATCACGCACTTTGAGACGATCCCCTACGCGGGTCTCacggtcctcggcgcgctgtCCCTGAcggccaccatcgccgccatgttCTACACCACCGCCTCGGACGCCATGGTCGCCCCCAAGCTCAAGTTTGGCGCCTgggaggccgtcgagctgcagggcCGCGTCCGCTCCTCGTACGCAAACGCCGCCTACGTCAAGGAGGTGTGCCCCTCGCTCTTcgacaccgtcgccgaccccaACGCCCAGGAGTCGTGCCTCAACGTCCAGTTCTCGGGCCAGTCCTTCCGCAACCTGCTGTCCTTTATGACCGAGTGGACCGCCATCAGCGACAACGGCACcagccgcgtcgtcggcaccgtcggccgccgccccgcggGAACCACCCTGCTCTACGACAACAccaccatgtcgtcggcctggATCCAGACCGACTCgagcgacgtcgccgcccaggccaaggcccacggcggccgcatcatcaacaacgtCACCCTCGCCATGCCCCATCCCGGCGTCtacaccgccgcccgcgaccccgTCAACGGCATCCTCCagcccgacgacctcgccggcgtcggcgagtacgccatccgcgccggcgtcgtctcccCCGCCATCAACGTCATGTGCGTCAACATGGACCAGGACGAGCTCAAGCCCCTGGTATACATCGACTGGCCCCAAGCCCAGACCATGAAGCTGCAAGACGTCGGAGTGCAAGACGTCAGATGGAAGCAATGGAGCAGCGATGTCCCCACGTGgttcgacgccgacggcaaaaAGGACTATCTCAACCAGactgtcgtcgacgacatcttTCGCTGGGGCCCCAAGTACGACAGGATACCCCCCGTGTTTCAACTA TATCCCAAGGACTACAACACCGTCACCAACTCGACCGGTGCGCCTGGCGCGACGGCCTTCTACGTCCTCGCCAAGAGCCCGCTCATGACCAACTATACGCTGTGTGAGATGCGCTCCTTTGTCTCCCCGGCGTGCTCGACTCACTTCAACATCTCGGGGACGGCCGGTGCCAGCATGCAAGCCCACTGCGAGGACCCCAACGACATGGACGCATACCACTGGACGCCAGAGAAGTCCCCCGACTTCAAAGGCGAGTGGCCGACTGCGTCTCTCGACTGGAAG TGGATCGCCGCGCAATGGGGACTTTCCATGGCCctcaacggcggcgtcacgTACAGCAACGCCTCTTCAGCTCGCATCCTGACGCAGCTCGCTTTACAACACCCGACCTTACCGCCTATCCAACCGTCCAtagccgaggcgctggccgtgtACGCAAGCTCCACGCTGCTCATATCATCCATTGACACGCCGTTCCGGCACTACTGGGACTACAACAAGCATATCCTTGGTGCGCCAGGAGCCCCGGATTCCTTCCACAGCTCCGTCATAACGCAGCAGTACACATCCGGCCACATCAACTCGTGGCAGCGCATATTCTACGTCGTTCTtgtcatcatcttcatcatcaacGTCTGCTGtctcgtgctcgtgctcTTGCGCGCAGAGCAAGTCACCGACTACACCGAGCCGCAGAATCTGTTCGCGCTGGCGATCAACAGCCCTCCAAGCGCGCAGCTCAAGGGGAGTTGTGGCGGGGGTCCGCAGCAGCGAGATCTTGTTGTGCCGTGGCGAGTGGAATATGCGAAAAACTCAAACCATTATTTCTTCGAGGAGGCCAACGAGAGGCCCTGGCGAGGAAAGTACGCGGTGGAAGGCCTCAGCACCGCCAGGGACTATGTCGCGATAAAGGGGAATAGTTATAAGAGGTTGAGTTCCAGCCGTGGCTGGCTTTGA
- a CDS encoding uncharacterized protein (TransMembrane:4 (i40-63o88-108i129-155o161-182i)~EggNog:ENOG503PIJE), which produces MNVRGGLGERTKLIDERPDNSIAMTNQASVLGPLTIKSLALIRACIGATLAVAPPRLLSLYFLMGNDTASPHSAAAAAVTETHHSSVLLPRLLGVREVALGLLLWTAFRRHADQRRRGVPQATEARRGLRGVLWANLAVDVMDAVSCAAVVAAGMHEKNAAAWFGAGAMVFVVLGALGLLSLDAAGV; this is translated from the coding sequence ATGAACGTTCGCGGCGGCCTAGGCGAGAGGACGAAActcatcgacgagcgccCCGACAACTCTATCGCGATGACAAACCAAGCGTCGGTACTTGGCCCTCTGACGATCAAATCCCTTGCCTTGATTCGGGCCTGTATCGGGGCAACTCTGGCCGTGgccccgccgcgcctcctgTCCCTGTACTTTCTCATGGGCAACGACACGGCATCCCCGCactcggcagcagcagcagcagtcacCGAGACTCATCACTCTTCTgtcctgctgccgcgcctgctCGGCGTCCGCGAGGTCGCCTTGGGACTGCTGCTCTGGACGGCCTTCCGGCGGCACGCAGATCAGCGACGCCGGGGCGTGCCGCAGGCGACCGAAGCGCGGCGAGGGTTGCGCGGCGTGCTGTGGGCGaacctggccgtcgacgtcatGGACGCGGTGAGCTgcgcggcggtcgtggcggcgggcatgcaCGAGAAGAATGCCGCGGCGTGGTTCGGAGCCGGGGCGATGGTGTTTGTCGTCTTAGGGGCGCTGGGGCTGCTGTCGTTGGACGCGGCTGGTGTATGA
- the MCM2 gene encoding DNA helicase (EggNog:ENOG503NVM8~COG:L): MSSPLRDNPASANRGAAPRSSRKRTRAGDDATSSVGPGSSPMPSSPPAPFDVAHGVEDDDEIEEEAEIQDDIDDIDEMADDDVDLFREGFEADYRAREDDVYEGADLDDDGQYDDMDLGARRQLEAQLNRRDREVARRQRVPAAFLPGDDDDGDIDLTAQPRRRRHHYDEDPDDVMDADIMDEELSLEALGDVKAANLTEWVSIQPVQRTIKREFKAFLTSYIDASGSSVYGNRIRTLGEVNAESLEVSYEHLSESKAILAYFLANAPAEMLKLFDEVAMDVVLLHYPDYERIHSEIHVRIFDLPVHYTLRQLRQSHLNCLVRVSGVVTRRSGVFPQLKYVKFDCTKCGVTLGPFQQESNVEVKITFCQSCQSRGPFTLNSEKTVYRNYQKLTLQESPGTVPAGRLPRQREVILLWDLIDRAKPGEEIEVTGIYRNNYDAQLNNRNGFPVFATILEANNVVKSHDQLAGFRMTEQDEHEIRKLSRDPNIVDKLVNSIAPSIYGHTDIKTAVALSLFGGVAKTTKGAHHVRGDINVLLLGDPGTAKSQVLKYVEKTAHRAVFATGQGASAVGLTASVRRDPLTSEWTLEGGALVLADRGTCLIDEFDKMNDQDRTSIHEAMEQQTISISKAGIVTTLQARCGIIAAANPIGGRYNSTIPFSANVQLTEPILSRFDILCVVRDTVEPSEDERLARFIVGSHSRSHPLSQATAAQDSMQVEHDSEQADTQGTSAGSRKEGEIPQELLRKYILYARERCSPKLYHMDEDKVARLFADMRRESLATGAYPITVRHLEAIIRISEAFCRMRLSEYCTSQDIDRAIAVTVDSFVGSQKLSCKKALARAFAKYTLARPGATEQRRGNGSRRRPAAVMA, from the exons ATGAG CTCGCCTCTTCGTGACAACCCGGCTTCCGCCAACCGGGGAGCGGCTCCGCGCTCGAGCCGCAAGCGcacgcgcgccggcgacgatgccacGTCCTCAGTCGGCCCCGGCTCGAGCCccatgccctcctcgccgccagccccgTTTGACGTGgcccatggcgtcgaggacgacgacgagattgaggaggaggccgagatTCAAGACGATATTGACGACATTGACGAAatggccgacgatgacgtcgacCTGTTCCGCGAAGGCTTCGAGGCCGACTACAGGGCCAGGGAAGACGACGTCTACGAAGGCGCTGacctcgacgatgatggccaaTACGATGACATGGACCTCGGCGCCAGGCGACAGCTTGAGGCTCAGCTCAACAGACGCGACAGAGAAGTCGCGAGGAGACAACGCGTCCCCGCTGCCTTCCTAcccggagacgacgacgatggtgacaTTGACCTGACTGCCcagccgcgtcgccgccgtcaccattACGATGAAGACCCAGACGACGTCATGGACGCCGAcatcatggacgaggagctctccctcgaagccctcggcgacgtcaaggccgccaaccTGACGGAGTGGGTGTCAATACAGCCCGTGCAGAGGACCATCAAGCGCGAGTTCAAGGCGTTTCTGACCTCGTATATCGATGCGTCAGGATCCTCCGTGTACGGCAACCGCATCCGCACGCTCGGTGAGGTCAACGCCGAGTCTCTCGAGGTGTCGTACGAGCACCTGTCAGAGAGCAAGGCCATCCTGGCCTACTTCCTGGCTaacgcgccggccgagatgcTGAAGCTCTTCGACGAGGTTGCCATGGATGTGGTCCTCCTCCACTATCCCGACTACGAGCGAATTCACTCGGAGATTCACGTTCGCATCTTTGATCTCCCCGTACACTATACCCTCCGACAGCTGCGCCAATCGCACCTCAACTGCCTCGTGCGAGTCAGTGGTGTCGTCACCCGGCGCTCTGGTGTCTTCCCTCAGCTCAAGTACGTCAAGTTTGACTGCACCAAGTGTGGCGTCACGCTCGGGCCCTTCCAGCAAGAGTCCAACGTCGAGGTCAAAATCACCTTTTGCCAGAGCTGTCAGTCTCGCGGCCCATTCACACTCAATTCGGAGAAGACGGTGTACCGCAACTATCAGAAGCTCACGCTGCAAGAGTCGCCCGGCACTgtcccggccggccgtctgCCGCGGCAGCGAGAAGTCATCCTGCTGTGGGATCTCATCGACCGGGCAAAACCCGGCGAGGAGATCGAAGTCACCGGCATCTACCGCAACAATTACGATGCGCAGCTCAACAACAGGAACGGCTTCCCCGTGTTTGCCACAATTCTCGAGGCCAACAACGTGGTCAAGTCCCACGATCAGCTCGCTGGCTTCCGCATGACAGAGCAGGACGAGCACGAGATTCGTAAGCTGTCGCGGGACCCCAACATtgtcgacaagctcgtcaaTTCGATTGCTCCCAGCATCTACGGCCACACAGACATCAAGACTGCCGTTGCGCTCTCGctctttggcggcgtcgccaagACGACCAAGGGCGCCCACCATGTGCGCGGCGACATCaacgtcctcctcctcggtgatCCCGGCACGGCCAAGTCCCAAGTGCTCAAGTACGTTGAAAAGACGGCCCACCGAGCAGTCTTCGCCACGGGCCAGGGTGCCAGCGCGGTCGGTCTGACGGCTAGTGTCCGTCGCGACCCGCTGACGAGCGAGTggacgctcgagggcggcgcgctggtcCTGGCAGATCGGGGCACCTGCCTGATCGACGAATTCGACAAGATGAACGACCAGGACCGGACGTCAATCCACGAGGCCATGGAGCAGCAGACCATCTCCATCTCCAAGGCAGGCATCGTTACGACACTGCAGGCCCGCTGCGGCATCATCGCGGCTGCTAACCCGATAGGCGGGCGGTACAACTCCACGATCCCCTTCTCTGCCAACGTGCAGCTGACGGAGCCCATTCTGTCGCGTTTTGACATCCTCTGCGTCGTGCGGGACACGGTCGAGccgtccgaggacgagcgcctGGCGCGCTTCATTGTCGGCTCGCATAGCCGCAGCCACCCGCTGTcgcaggcgacggccgcgcaggACTCGATGCAAGTCGAGCACGACTCGGAGCAGGCGGACACGCAGGGCACGAGCGCGGGCTCGAGAAAGGAGGGCGAGATCccgcaggagctgctgcgaAAGTACATCCTGTACGCGCGAGAGCGCTGTAGCCCGAAGCTGTACcacatggacgaggacaaggtaGCCCGTCTGTTTGCCGACATGCGACGAGAGTCGCTGGCGACCGGAGCGTACCCTATCACG GTCCGTCACCTCGAGGCCATAATCCGCATTAGCGAGGCGTTTTGCAGGATGCGGCTTTCCGAGTACTGCACCTCGCAGGACATTGACCGAGCCATCGCCGTGACGGTGGACAGCTTTGTCGGCAGCCAGAAGCTGAGCTGCAAGAaggcgctcgcccgcgcgttTGCCAAGTACACGCTCGCCCGACCCGGTGCGACGGAGCAGAGGAGGGGTAACGgctcgcgccggcggccggcggccgtgatgGCCTAG
- a CDS encoding RING-type E3 ubiquitin transferase (COG:S~EggNog:ENOG503P0EV~BUSCO:EOG09262E7W) yields the protein MSTDPPPAPTATEVNGEVTVSGRSNSFSQQSQDSQTAADFIRNQELLEADAREALPYSIESCTKILGPLRQSVFACLTCNPSPSEPGDAWTPAGVCYACSVQCHGEHTLVEIFQKRNFTCDCGTTRIPATSPCALRVNEQTNTKGGVHSEEPDANNKYNQNFRNRFCGCECDYDPFKQKGTMFQCLGLGTAESGGCGEDWYHPGCLVGMGPKWYEKMDGYNKNKRASGTVSTAGNGLTTIAEHDEERPPPAQDDAADVAVVDEDEDEPPMPPGFPEEDDFEGFLCYKCVESNPWIKKYAGTSGFIDAVFFDSDTTTAAAKVEEPVKVEESASKKRKADDDVEEEAEAKRVKSETGTTAEVSANGTDASTLAATPLEAPPTSNEEPTPASPTGCKLPNLPAAPSRRFSLFFKEDFRDRFCRCTDCFRAMNAHPQLLEEEEVYEPPMSDGGDGASQHGGGSTHGSGSLLERGESALRNVDRVRAIEGVMAYNHLKEQLKPFFQQFAESGKAVGAEDIKAYFAKLRGDEQGIQEAGRAAAESSKDGGPPDADGGGGAADSRREQSGY from the exons ATGTCGACGGAtcctcctcccgcgcctACGGCCACCGAAGTCAATGGCGAGGTGACGGTGTCTGGGCGGAGCAATAGCTTCTCCCAGCAGTCTCAAGACTCCCAGACCGCGGCAGA TTTCATTCGCAATCAGGAGCTCCTGGAGGCCGACGCGCGTGAAGCCCTCCCCTAC AGCATCGAAAGCTGCACCAAGATCCTCGGCCCCCTACGACAGAGCGTCTTCGCCTGCTTGACATGCAATCCGTCGCCCTCAGAGCCCGGGGACGCCTGGACCCCGGCCGGCGTCTGCTACGCGTGCTCGGTGCAGTGTCACGGCGAGCACACCCTCGTCGAGATCTTCCAGAAGCGAAACTTTACGTGCGACTGCGGAACGACGCGCATCCCCGCCACGAGCCCGTGCGCCCTGCGCGTCAACGAGCAGACCAACACCAAGGGCGGCGTGCACTCCGAGGAGCCCGACGCGAACAACAAATACAACCAAAACTTCCGCAACAGGTTCTGCGGCTGCGAATGCGACTATGACCCCTTTAAACAAAAGGGGACCATGTTCCAGTGCCTCGGACTGGGCACTGCCGAgtccggcggctgcggcgaggacTGGTACCACCCCGGGTGCCTCGTCGGCATGGGGCCGAAGTGGTACGAAAAGATGGACGGGTacaacaagaacaagagAGCGAGCGGTACTGTCTCAACTGCTGGCAATGGCCTCACTACCAtcgccgagcacgacgaggagcggccgccgcccgcgcaagATGACGCTGcagatgtcgccgtcgtcgacgaagacgaagacgaacCACCAATGCCACCGGGCTTCCCGGAGGAAGACGACTTTGAAGGCTTCCTGTGCTATAAGTGCGTCGAGTCCAATCCGTGGATCAAGAAGTATGCCGGTACATCTGGattcatcgacgccgtcttcttcgacTCAGATACGACAACTGCCGCAgccaaggtggaggagccCGTCAAAGTAGAGGAATCCGCTtccaagaagcgcaaggccgacgacgacgtcgaggaggaggctgaggCAAAGCGCGTCAAGAGCGAGACCGGCACCACGGCAGAGGTCTCGGCGAACGGTACCGACGCCTCAACACTCGCTGCTACCCCCCTTGAAGCTCCGCCAACGTCCAACGAAGAGCCGACTCCAGCAAGCCCTACCGGTTGCAAGCTGCCCAACCtacccgccgcgccctcgcgccgcttCTCGCTCTTCTTCAAGGAAGACTTTCGCGACAGGTTCTGCCGCTGCACCGACTGCTTCCGCGCCATGAACGCGCacccgcagctcctcgaggaggaggaggtctACGAACCCCCCATGtcggatggcggcgacggcgcgtcgcagcacggcggcgggtccacgcacggcagcggcagcctgcTCGAGCGCGGGGAGAGCGCCCTGCGCAACGTGGACCGCGTGCGCGCCATCGAGGGCGTCATGGCCTACAACCACCTCAAGGAGCAGCTCAAGCCCTTCTTCCAGCAGTTCGCCGAGagcggcaaggccgtcggcgccgaggacatcAAGGCTTACTTCGCCaagctgcgcggcgacgagcagggcATCCAGGAGgctgggcgcgccgccgccgagtccaGCAAGGATGGGGGGCCGccggacgccgacggcggcggcggtgcggccgACTCGAGGCGCGAGCAGAGCGGCTACTAG